A window of Cryptomeria japonica chromosome 3, Sugi_1.0, whole genome shotgun sequence contains these coding sequences:
- the LOC131029225 gene encoding endochitinase 4-like: MAENKHRMQIMAAQNSKSRTFWCSSACVVLVLLVFVDVGVCQNCGCNGLCCSQYGYCGSGDAYCGAGCKEGPCYSSSPPSTGAGVGSIVSSDVFNSIVGGCEGNGFYNYDSFINAANAFNDFGTSGSSDVNKREVAAFFANAAHETGGFCSIEEKEKDVYCDPSYTQYPCTPGKSYYGRGPLQLSWNYNYGAAGNYFQFDGLNNPEKVATDSSLSFKTSVWFWMVNSNCHKAITSDQGFGGTIKAINSGECGGGDDGKVSNRVGYFQKFCQQLNVDPGQNLRC; the protein is encoded by the exons ATGGCGGAGAATAAACATAGAATGCAAATCATGGCTGCACAAAATAGTAAGAGCAGGACCTTCTGGTGCTCTTCAGCATGCGTGGTGCTTGTTTTATTAGTGTTTGTGGATGTGGGAGTGTGTCAAAATTGTGGATGTAATGGACTGTGTTGTAGTCAGTATGGATACTGTGGAAGTGGAGATGCCTACTGTGGGGCTGGTTGTAAAGAAGGGCCCTGttattcttcttctcctccttctaCTGGCGCCGGAGTGGGTTCTATAGTTTCTTCTGATGTCTTCAACTCTATAGTTGGAGGGTGCGAAGGAAATGGGTTTTATAATTACGATTCCTTCATTAATGCTGCTAATGCTTTCAATGACTTTGGGACATCTGGGTCTTCTGATGTTAATAAGAGAGAAGTTGCTGCCTTCTTTGCTAATGCTGCCCATGAGACTGGAG GGTTTTGCTCCATCGAAGAGAAGGAAAAAGACGTGTACTGTGATCCCTCCTACACTCAGTATCCCTGCACCCCTGGCAAGAGTTATTATGGCAGAGGCCCTCTGCAGCTCTCATG GAACTACAACTACGGAGCGGCAGGAAACTACTTTCAGTTTGATGGGCTGAACAATCCAGAGAAGGTGGCCACTGATTCGAGCCTCTCATTTAAGACGTCGGTGTGGTTTTGGATGGTGAACAGCAACTGTCATAAGGCAATCACGTCTGACCAAGGCTTTGGAGGCACCATTAAAGCTATTAACAGCGGGGAATGCGGCGGTGGAGATGATGGAAAGGTGAGCAACAGAGTTGGGTACTTCCAGAAGTTTTGCCAGCAACTCAACGTCGACCCCGGACAGAATCTTCGATGTTAA